Proteins from a genomic interval of Fundulus heteroclitus isolate FHET01 chromosome 21, MU-UCD_Fhet_4.1, whole genome shotgun sequence:
- the chrnd gene encoding acetylcholine receptor subunit delta isoform X2 has product MELHRVALVPLFLLPLLWTECLCRNEEERLINYLFKEKGYNRELRPAEKQQDVVDVFLTMTLSNLISLKEVDETLLTNVWIEHTWTDYRLSWNTSDFDGIDTLRLPPSMVWLPEIVLENNNDAQFQVAYYSNVLVYPDGLCYWLPPAIFRSSCSINVNYFPFDWQNCTLKFTSLTYNAKEIRMQLKEEGDETNKHMVEWIVIDPASFTENGEWEIVHRPAKKNTYKHIPKESNKHQDITFYLIIKRKPLFYIVNVIAPCMLISSLASLVYYLPADSGEKMTLSISVLLAQSVFLLLISQRLPETSTSVPLIVKYLMFIMVLVTIVVLNCVVVLNLHFRTPSTHVMSEWTKKFFLERLPRILHMSNPANDEPVWDGALPRRSSSVGYIAAAEEYYCIKSRSELMFEKQSERHGLSKRHTHASVLKPQESDAMTDQLYGEIKPALDGANYIIKHMHAKNDYNEEKDNWSGIARTVDRLCLLLITSVMTFGTIIIFLTGICNYPPHLPFIGDSYNYSDENPRLL; this is encoded by the exons ATGGAGCTCCACCGAGTAGCACTGGTCCCCTTATTCCTGCTCCCTCTGCTCTGGACCG AGTGTTTGTGCAGGAACGAGGAGGAGCGTCTGATCAACTACCTGTTCAAGGAGAAAGGGTACAACAGAGAGCTGAGACCTGCTGAGAAACAGCAGGATGTCGTTGATGTCTTTCTAACCATGACTCTCTCCAACCTCATCTCTTTG AAAGAGGTAGATGAGACGCTGCTGACAAACGTGTGGATCGAGCAC ACGTGGACTGACTACAGGCTGTCCTGGAACACCTCAGATTTTGATGGCATCGACACGCTCCGCCTGCCACCCAGCATGGTCTGGCTGCCAGAGATCGTGCTGGAAAACAA TAATGATGCCCAGTTCCAGGTGGCTTACTACAGCAACGTCCTGGTGTACCCAGATGGTCTGTGCTACTGGTTGCCTCCTGCCATCTTCCgctcctcctgctccatcaATGTCAACTACTTCCCCTTCGACTGGCAGAACTGCACGCTGAAATTCAC GTCTCTGACATACAACGCTAAAGAGATCAGAATGCAGCTGAAGGAAGAGGGCGACGAAACCAATAAACATATGGTGGAGTGGATTGTTATTGACCCTGCAAGCTTTACAG AGAATGGCGAGTGGGAGATCGTCCACCGGCCGGCCAAGAAAAACACCTACAAGCACATTCCCAAGGAGAGTAACAAGCACCAGGACATCACCTTCTACCTGATCATCAAACGCAAGCCGCTCTTCTACATCGTCAATGTCATCGCCCCCTGCATGctcatctcctctctggcttcacTGGTCTACTACCTGCCTGCTGACA GTGGTGAGAAGATGACGTTGTCCATCTCCGTGCTGCTGGCTCAGTCTGTCTTCCTGCTGCTGATCTCTCAGAGGCTGCCTGAGACGTCCACGTCGGTCCCTCTGATTGTCAA atATTTGATGTTCATCATGGTTCTTGTTACGATCGTTGTGTTGAACTGTGTGGTCGTGCTCAACCTGCACTTCAGGACTCCCAGTACACATGTCATGTCTGAATGGACCAAGAAG TTTTTCCTTGAACGCTTGCCCCGGATCCTCCATATGTCCAATCCTGCGAATGATGAGCCGGTGTGGGATGGAGCGTTGCCACGGCGATCCAGCTCGGTCGGCTACATTGCTGCAGCAGAGGAATATTACTGCATCAAGTCCCGCAGCGAGCTGATGTTTGAGAAGCAGTCAGAAAGACACGGACTGTCAAAACGGCACACACATGCTTCAG TTCTGAAGCCGCAGGAAAGTGACGCCATGACGGATCAGCTGTACGGGGAGATTAAGCCAGCATTGGACGGAGCGAACTACATCATCAAACACATGCATGCCAAGAACGACTACAACGAG GAGAAGGACAACTGGAGCGGTATCGCTCGTACTGTGGATCGTCTCTGCCTGTTGCTGATCACTTCGGTGATGACATTCGGCACCATCATCATCTTCCTGACGGGAATCTGTAACTATCCACCACATCTGCCCTTCATAGGAGACTCATACAACTACAGCGACGAGAATCCTCGCCTGCTGTAA
- the chrnd gene encoding acetylcholine receptor subunit delta isoform X1, whose protein sequence is MERHQQRPQRRTSCSPAIRKECLCRNEEERLINYLFKEKGYNRELRPAEKQQDVVDVFLTMTLSNLISLKEVDETLLTNVWIEHTWTDYRLSWNTSDFDGIDTLRLPPSMVWLPEIVLENNNDAQFQVAYYSNVLVYPDGLCYWLPPAIFRSSCSINVNYFPFDWQNCTLKFTSLTYNAKEIRMQLKEEGDETNKHMVEWIVIDPASFTENGEWEIVHRPAKKNTYKHIPKESNKHQDITFYLIIKRKPLFYIVNVIAPCMLISSLASLVYYLPADSGEKMTLSISVLLAQSVFLLLISQRLPETSTSVPLIVKYLMFIMVLVTIVVLNCVVVLNLHFRTPSTHVMSEWTKKFFLERLPRILHMSNPANDEPVWDGALPRRSSSVGYIAAAEEYYCIKSRSELMFEKQSERHGLSKRHTHASVLKPQESDAMTDQLYGEIKPALDGANYIIKHMHAKNDYNEEKDNWSGIARTVDRLCLLLITSVMTFGTIIIFLTGICNYPPHLPFIGDSYNYSDENPRLL, encoded by the exons atggaaagacatcagcaacgACCTCAGAGAAGGACAAGTTGCAGCCCAGCTATCCGGAAAG AGTGTTTGTGCAGGAACGAGGAGGAGCGTCTGATCAACTACCTGTTCAAGGAGAAAGGGTACAACAGAGAGCTGAGACCTGCTGAGAAACAGCAGGATGTCGTTGATGTCTTTCTAACCATGACTCTCTCCAACCTCATCTCTTTG AAAGAGGTAGATGAGACGCTGCTGACAAACGTGTGGATCGAGCAC ACGTGGACTGACTACAGGCTGTCCTGGAACACCTCAGATTTTGATGGCATCGACACGCTCCGCCTGCCACCCAGCATGGTCTGGCTGCCAGAGATCGTGCTGGAAAACAA TAATGATGCCCAGTTCCAGGTGGCTTACTACAGCAACGTCCTGGTGTACCCAGATGGTCTGTGCTACTGGTTGCCTCCTGCCATCTTCCgctcctcctgctccatcaATGTCAACTACTTCCCCTTCGACTGGCAGAACTGCACGCTGAAATTCAC GTCTCTGACATACAACGCTAAAGAGATCAGAATGCAGCTGAAGGAAGAGGGCGACGAAACCAATAAACATATGGTGGAGTGGATTGTTATTGACCCTGCAAGCTTTACAG AGAATGGCGAGTGGGAGATCGTCCACCGGCCGGCCAAGAAAAACACCTACAAGCACATTCCCAAGGAGAGTAACAAGCACCAGGACATCACCTTCTACCTGATCATCAAACGCAAGCCGCTCTTCTACATCGTCAATGTCATCGCCCCCTGCATGctcatctcctctctggcttcacTGGTCTACTACCTGCCTGCTGACA GTGGTGAGAAGATGACGTTGTCCATCTCCGTGCTGCTGGCTCAGTCTGTCTTCCTGCTGCTGATCTCTCAGAGGCTGCCTGAGACGTCCACGTCGGTCCCTCTGATTGTCAA atATTTGATGTTCATCATGGTTCTTGTTACGATCGTTGTGTTGAACTGTGTGGTCGTGCTCAACCTGCACTTCAGGACTCCCAGTACACATGTCATGTCTGAATGGACCAAGAAG TTTTTCCTTGAACGCTTGCCCCGGATCCTCCATATGTCCAATCCTGCGAATGATGAGCCGGTGTGGGATGGAGCGTTGCCACGGCGATCCAGCTCGGTCGGCTACATTGCTGCAGCAGAGGAATATTACTGCATCAAGTCCCGCAGCGAGCTGATGTTTGAGAAGCAGTCAGAAAGACACGGACTGTCAAAACGGCACACACATGCTTCAG TTCTGAAGCCGCAGGAAAGTGACGCCATGACGGATCAGCTGTACGGGGAGATTAAGCCAGCATTGGACGGAGCGAACTACATCATCAAACACATGCATGCCAAGAACGACTACAACGAG GAGAAGGACAACTGGAGCGGTATCGCTCGTACTGTGGATCGTCTCTGCCTGTTGCTGATCACTTCGGTGATGACATTCGGCACCATCATCATCTTCCTGACGGGAATCTGTAACTATCCACCACATCTGCCCTTCATAGGAGACTCATACAACTACAGCGACGAGAATCCTCGCCTGCTGTAA
- the chrnd gene encoding acetylcholine receptor subunit delta isoform X3, with the protein MELHRVALVPLFLLPLLWTECLCRNEEERLINYLFKEKGYNRELRPAEKQQDVVDVFLTMTLSNLISLKEVDETLLTNVWIEHTWTDYRLSWNTSDFDGIDTLRLPPSMVWLPEIVLENNNDAQFQVAYYSNVLVYPDGLCYWLPPAIFRSSCSINVNYFPFDWQNCTLKFTSLTYNAKEIRMQLKEEGDETNKHMVEWIVIDPASFTENGEWEIVHRPAKKNTYKHIPKESNKHQDITFYLIIKRKPLFYIVNVIAPCMLISSLASLVYYLPADSGEKMTLSISVLLAQSVFLLLISQRLPETSTSVPLIVKYLMFIMVLVTIVVLNCVVVLNLHFRTPSTHVMSEWTKKFFLERLPRILHMSNPANDEPVWDGALPRRSSSVGYIAAAEEYYCIKSRSELMFEKQSERHGLSKRHTHASVLKPQESDAMTDQLYGEIKPALDGANYIIKHMHAKNDYNEEKDNWSGIARTVDRLCLLLITSVMTFGTIIIFLTGICNYPPHLPFIGDSYNYSDENPRLL; encoded by the exons AGTGTTTGTGCAGGAACGAGGAGGAGCGTCTGATCAACTACCTGTTCAAGGAGAAAGGGTACAACAGAGAGCTGAGACCTGCTGAGAAACAGCAGGATGTCGTTGATGTCTTTCTAACCATGACTCTCTCCAACCTCATCTCTTTG AAAGAGGTAGATGAGACGCTGCTGACAAACGTGTGGATCGAGCAC ACGTGGACTGACTACAGGCTGTCCTGGAACACCTCAGATTTTGATGGCATCGACACGCTCCGCCTGCCACCCAGCATGGTCTGGCTGCCAGAGATCGTGCTGGAAAACAA TAATGATGCCCAGTTCCAGGTGGCTTACTACAGCAACGTCCTGGTGTACCCAGATGGTCTGTGCTACTGGTTGCCTCCTGCCATCTTCCgctcctcctgctccatcaATGTCAACTACTTCCCCTTCGACTGGCAGAACTGCACGCTGAAATTCAC GTCTCTGACATACAACGCTAAAGAGATCAGAATGCAGCTGAAGGAAGAGGGCGACGAAACCAATAAACATATGGTGGAGTGGATTGTTATTGACCCTGCAAGCTTTACAG AGAATGGCGAGTGGGAGATCGTCCACCGGCCGGCCAAGAAAAACACCTACAAGCACATTCCCAAGGAGAGTAACAAGCACCAGGACATCACCTTCTACCTGATCATCAAACGCAAGCCGCTCTTCTACATCGTCAATGTCATCGCCCCCTGCATGctcatctcctctctggcttcacTGGTCTACTACCTGCCTGCTGACA GTGGTGAGAAGATGACGTTGTCCATCTCCGTGCTGCTGGCTCAGTCTGTCTTCCTGCTGCTGATCTCTCAGAGGCTGCCTGAGACGTCCACGTCGGTCCCTCTGATTGTCAA atATTTGATGTTCATCATGGTTCTTGTTACGATCGTTGTGTTGAACTGTGTGGTCGTGCTCAACCTGCACTTCAGGACTCCCAGTACACATGTCATGTCTGAATGGACCAAGAAG TTTTTCCTTGAACGCTTGCCCCGGATCCTCCATATGTCCAATCCTGCGAATGATGAGCCGGTGTGGGATGGAGCGTTGCCACGGCGATCCAGCTCGGTCGGCTACATTGCTGCAGCAGAGGAATATTACTGCATCAAGTCCCGCAGCGAGCTGATGTTTGAGAAGCAGTCAGAAAGACACGGACTGTCAAAACGGCACACACATGCTTCAG TTCTGAAGCCGCAGGAAAGTGACGCCATGACGGATCAGCTGTACGGGGAGATTAAGCCAGCATTGGACGGAGCGAACTACATCATCAAACACATGCATGCCAAGAACGACTACAACGAG GAGAAGGACAACTGGAGCGGTATCGCTCGTACTGTGGATCGTCTCTGCCTGTTGCTGATCACTTCGGTGATGACATTCGGCACCATCATCATCTTCCTGACGGGAATCTGTAACTATCCACCACATCTGCCCTTCATAGGAGACTCATACAACTACAGCGACGAGAATCCTCGCCTGCTGTAA
- the chrnd gene encoding acetylcholine receptor subunit delta isoform X5 translates to MTLSNLISLKEVDETLLTNVWIEHTWTDYRLSWNTSDFDGIDTLRLPPSMVWLPEIVLENNNDAQFQVAYYSNVLVYPDGLCYWLPPAIFRSSCSINVNYFPFDWQNCTLKFTSLTYNAKEIRMQLKEEGDETNKHMVEWIVIDPASFTENGEWEIVHRPAKKNTYKHIPKESNKHQDITFYLIIKRKPLFYIVNVIAPCMLISSLASLVYYLPADSGEKMTLSISVLLAQSVFLLLISQRLPETSTSVPLIVKYLMFIMVLVTIVVLNCVVVLNLHFRTPSTHVMSEWTKKFFLERLPRILHMSNPANDEPVWDGALPRRSSSVGYIAAAEEYYCIKSRSELMFEKQSERHGLSKRHTHASVLKPQESDAMTDQLYGEIKPALDGANYIIKHMHAKNDYNEEKDNWSGIARTVDRLCLLLITSVMTFGTIIIFLTGICNYPPHLPFIGDSYNYSDENPRLL, encoded by the exons ATGACTCTCTCCAACCTCATCTCTTTG AAAGAGGTAGATGAGACGCTGCTGACAAACGTGTGGATCGAGCAC ACGTGGACTGACTACAGGCTGTCCTGGAACACCTCAGATTTTGATGGCATCGACACGCTCCGCCTGCCACCCAGCATGGTCTGGCTGCCAGAGATCGTGCTGGAAAACAA TAATGATGCCCAGTTCCAGGTGGCTTACTACAGCAACGTCCTGGTGTACCCAGATGGTCTGTGCTACTGGTTGCCTCCTGCCATCTTCCgctcctcctgctccatcaATGTCAACTACTTCCCCTTCGACTGGCAGAACTGCACGCTGAAATTCAC GTCTCTGACATACAACGCTAAAGAGATCAGAATGCAGCTGAAGGAAGAGGGCGACGAAACCAATAAACATATGGTGGAGTGGATTGTTATTGACCCTGCAAGCTTTACAG AGAATGGCGAGTGGGAGATCGTCCACCGGCCGGCCAAGAAAAACACCTACAAGCACATTCCCAAGGAGAGTAACAAGCACCAGGACATCACCTTCTACCTGATCATCAAACGCAAGCCGCTCTTCTACATCGTCAATGTCATCGCCCCCTGCATGctcatctcctctctggcttcacTGGTCTACTACCTGCCTGCTGACA GTGGTGAGAAGATGACGTTGTCCATCTCCGTGCTGCTGGCTCAGTCTGTCTTCCTGCTGCTGATCTCTCAGAGGCTGCCTGAGACGTCCACGTCGGTCCCTCTGATTGTCAA atATTTGATGTTCATCATGGTTCTTGTTACGATCGTTGTGTTGAACTGTGTGGTCGTGCTCAACCTGCACTTCAGGACTCCCAGTACACATGTCATGTCTGAATGGACCAAGAAG TTTTTCCTTGAACGCTTGCCCCGGATCCTCCATATGTCCAATCCTGCGAATGATGAGCCGGTGTGGGATGGAGCGTTGCCACGGCGATCCAGCTCGGTCGGCTACATTGCTGCAGCAGAGGAATATTACTGCATCAAGTCCCGCAGCGAGCTGATGTTTGAGAAGCAGTCAGAAAGACACGGACTGTCAAAACGGCACACACATGCTTCAG TTCTGAAGCCGCAGGAAAGTGACGCCATGACGGATCAGCTGTACGGGGAGATTAAGCCAGCATTGGACGGAGCGAACTACATCATCAAACACATGCATGCCAAGAACGACTACAACGAG GAGAAGGACAACTGGAGCGGTATCGCTCGTACTGTGGATCGTCTCTGCCTGTTGCTGATCACTTCGGTGATGACATTCGGCACCATCATCATCTTCCTGACGGGAATCTGTAACTATCCACCACATCTGCCCTTCATAGGAGACTCATACAACTACAGCGACGAGAATCCTCGCCTGCTGTAA